The Halalkalibaculum roseum genome window below encodes:
- the xseB gene encoding exodeoxyribonuclease VII small subunit — MSKKERQSFEEALSRLEEIVNELEDESISLEDTIRLYEEGIKLSKKCTETLEQAELRIEKVNEQHADNEDL, encoded by the coding sequence ATGAGCAAGAAGGAACGACAGAGCTTTGAAGAGGCTTTATCAAGGTTAGAAGAAATTGTGAACGAGCTTGAAGACGAGTCCATATCGCTGGAAGACACCATCCGGCTATATGAGGAGGGAATTAAGCTTTCAAAAAAATGCACTGAAACACTTGAACAAGCAGAGTTGCGTATAGAGAAAGTAAATGAGCAACACGCTGATAATGAAGATCTCTGA
- the dxs gene encoding 1-deoxy-D-xylulose-5-phosphate synthase, which translates to MEFDKVEPGPLLANINSPADLKKLDPNQLVEVCDELRDYIIETVSIHGGHFGASLGVVEMTVALHYVYDTPKDLLIWDVGHQAYGHKILTGRRENFYTNRKYGGLSGFPKRSESEYDTFGVGHSSTSISAALGMAVSRDLSDEDKKVVAVIGDGAMTAGLAFEAMNNAGAMNSDLLVILNDNCMSIDPNVGALKEYLTDITTSKTFNKVRDEIYDMLGHFKSAGEKMRKVASRLEKAVTTAITPGGLFQALGFKYYGPVDGHNVDTMRKHLEDLKDIPGPKLLHAVTVKGKGFAPAEREQTKWHAQSSPFDKITGKSLAPEKKGPKIPRYQHIFGDAIVELAEEDERIVGITPAMPSGSSLWPLMNTFPDRAFDVGIAEQHSITFAAGLAAEGKKPFAAIYSSFLQRAYDQVIHDVAIQNLPVVFCIDRAGIAGADGPTHHGLYDISYLRAVPNMIISSPLNEQELRDMMYTASKYEDDAWAIRYPRGEATGMDFRKEFQSMEIGKGECIREGEDVAVLSFGPMGNYVIEALDDLEEEGINAGHLNMRFAKPLDTQLIKQVCQTYRHIITIEDGTKLGGFGSAVAEFLADKPYHIPVTIMGVPDRIVEHGTQRELHDEVGIGPDGIKEQVRKVLKTYSLNA; encoded by the coding sequence ATGGAGTTCGACAAAGTAGAACCCGGACCGCTGTTAGCCAACATCAACTCTCCTGCAGATCTAAAGAAGCTGGATCCCAATCAACTTGTAGAGGTTTGCGATGAACTGAGAGACTATATCATTGAGACGGTATCGATTCACGGAGGGCATTTTGGTGCCAGTTTAGGAGTCGTAGAGATGACTGTCGCCTTGCATTACGTATATGATACCCCAAAAGATCTTTTAATCTGGGATGTCGGTCATCAAGCTTACGGCCATAAAATTTTAACCGGTAGAAGAGAAAATTTTTATACCAATCGGAAATACGGCGGTCTTTCCGGTTTCCCGAAACGAAGTGAAAGCGAATACGACACCTTTGGCGTTGGACACTCCAGCACCTCCATATCTGCCGCACTCGGAATGGCCGTCTCCAGAGATTTAAGTGATGAAGACAAAAAGGTAGTTGCCGTAATCGGTGACGGTGCCATGACCGCCGGCTTGGCTTTTGAAGCCATGAACAACGCCGGGGCTATGAATTCCGATCTGCTGGTTATTCTGAACGATAACTGCATGTCTATTGACCCAAATGTCGGTGCCCTAAAAGAGTACCTGACAGACATTACTACCAGCAAGACCTTCAATAAGGTTCGCGACGAGATTTATGACATGCTGGGTCATTTCAAGTCCGCCGGTGAAAAAATGAGAAAAGTAGCCTCACGCCTTGAAAAGGCAGTAACAACGGCCATCACACCGGGCGGATTGTTCCAGGCACTGGGCTTCAAATACTATGGACCGGTTGACGGTCACAATGTGGATACCATGCGCAAGCATCTGGAAGACCTTAAGGATATCCCCGGACCTAAACTGTTGCATGCCGTGACTGTTAAAGGCAAAGGGTTCGCACCTGCAGAACGCGAACAAACCAAGTGGCATGCCCAAAGCAGTCCGTTTGACAAGATTACCGGTAAATCATTGGCACCTGAGAAAAAAGGTCCTAAGATACCGCGCTACCAGCACATCTTTGGTGATGCCATCGTAGAATTGGCCGAAGAAGACGAACGTATCGTAGGCATCACCCCTGCCATGCCCAGCGGTTCAAGTCTCTGGCCGTTGATGAATACCTTCCCGGATCGGGCTTTTGACGTAGGAATTGCCGAACAGCACTCCATTACATTTGCAGCCGGGCTGGCTGCTGAAGGTAAAAAGCCATTCGCAGCTATATATTCCTCATTCCTGCAGAGAGCCTATGACCAGGTCATTCACGACGTTGCCATTCAGAATCTGCCTGTGGTCTTTTGTATTGACAGGGCCGGTATTGCAGGAGCTGACGGGCCGACCCACCACGGACTTTATGATATTTCATACCTGCGCGCAGTCCCGAATATGATCATCTCATCACCGCTGAATGAGCAGGAGTTGCGCGATATGATGTATACAGCATCAAAATATGAGGATGACGCCTGGGCTATCAGATATCCCCGGGGCGAGGCGACCGGAATGGATTTCCGAAAAGAATTTCAGTCAATGGAAATCGGAAAAGGAGAATGCATCCGAGAAGGTGAAGATGTTGCCGTTCTCAGCTTCGGTCCCATGGGCAATTATGTAATTGAGGCGCTGGATGATCTGGAAGAAGAAGGCATTAATGCCGGACACTTAAACATGCGATTTGCCAAACCGCTGGATACGCAATTGATAAAACAGGTTTGCCAAACCTACCGGCATATCATCACTATTGAGGACGGTACCAAGCTGGGCGGATTCGGTAGTGCCGTCGCCGAATTCCTGGCTGACAAACCTTACCACATTCCGGTAACTATTATGGGTGTCCCCGACCGCATTGTTGAACACGGGACCCAGCGAGAGCTGCACGACGAAGTCGGCATCGGTCCGGATGGTATCAAAGAGCAGGTGCGCAAGGTGCTGAAGACCTATTCGCTGAACGCGTAG
- a CDS encoding DNA internalization-related competence protein ComEC/Rec2 encodes MPGSHTYINNYRFPFAKYPAVRLSLLMIGGILLSHYLAIESYLWACMLGITLAMLFIVQFILIPHFTFRLYHLSVSCYLVSLLLLGAYRYSFQVQREEPFYKQFLDALVWEKVTFNGEVQNMRTTDSGSYQIDVAVDTTISPEAHFLADRYSLRAVLKPEQFISHSKMIKAGNRINFTATIYPLGGKRNPHEFDYKAYLHSQDIFVQAGIDSLYAIYPGTRTFSWNHIRQSALSIIDRNFSSDTAPLAKALLIGYKNELSREEKTSFSRAGLSHIMAVSGLHVGFLLAPFWVIIPFFWTYRFGRQTGLLILVLILFYYAGLTGFSASVTRASITGGFIIYARLFNKLRDSINLTALAALIILLVDPTAIFDIGFQLSFSAVYIILLTLPTINRFLPNRLRYSRLGPLIGIVMVSAVVQAGLFPILSHYFGEFSLIGPLANAVIVPFLGIILPFAVFMLFISIISAPAGFYLILPAEYFLQGLNKFVITLAAWDNSWVQVSSPGPILFLIWAAVIFLLASLSVPALRWKMLIIVLALISVQQITALVKDFRPPKLEVTVLDVGQGDAAVVKTPLGKSILIDAGRWTPGFNSGRYTILPHLKGEGINKLDAVFLSHPHADHIGGILELIEHIPIDTIYNSGYQYDSNLYRSYLTRAAEKYIPVVSVSAGTLISLDPSMRILLYGPEESAEDDDPNERSIILELVYGSTEFLFMGDAGQAQEQRLLEHYGNLLDTDFLKVGHHGSKTSSSDYFLKTASPYFSVVSLDKSNKFKHPHQEAVKRLIESNTTILYTSFEGAVVFSSDGRKVSRSYWE; translated from the coding sequence ATGCCCGGCTCTCACACATACATAAATAACTACCGTTTTCCTTTTGCGAAATATCCGGCCGTTCGCCTGTCACTTTTGATGATCGGCGGCATACTGCTTTCACATTATTTGGCTATAGAAAGCTATTTATGGGCTTGCATGCTGGGCATTACACTTGCCATGCTTTTTATTGTACAGTTTATTTTAATTCCGCATTTCACTTTCCGGTTATATCATTTATCCGTGTCCTGCTACCTGGTATCGCTTCTCCTTCTGGGTGCCTATCGTTACTCCTTTCAGGTGCAAAGAGAGGAACCCTTTTATAAGCAATTTTTAGATGCATTGGTTTGGGAGAAAGTTACTTTCAATGGAGAAGTGCAGAATATGCGAACTACCGATTCGGGCAGTTATCAAATTGATGTAGCTGTAGATACTACGATTAGCCCGGAAGCCCATTTTCTCGCCGATCGCTACTCCCTGCGAGCTGTGCTAAAACCGGAACAGTTCATCAGCCATAGCAAAATGATTAAAGCAGGCAACCGGATTAATTTTACGGCCACAATCTACCCTTTAGGCGGTAAGCGAAACCCGCATGAATTTGACTATAAAGCATACCTCCATTCGCAAGACATATTTGTTCAAGCCGGGATTGATAGTTTATATGCAATTTATCCGGGTACTAGAACATTCAGCTGGAATCATATTAGACAATCTGCTCTTAGTATCATTGATCGCAATTTCAGCAGTGATACGGCGCCATTGGCCAAAGCATTACTGATTGGCTATAAAAATGAGCTCAGTAGGGAGGAAAAAACTTCTTTTTCGAGGGCCGGATTATCTCACATAATGGCCGTCTCAGGATTACATGTCGGTTTTCTTTTAGCACCGTTCTGGGTGATCATCCCATTCTTCTGGACCTACCGTTTCGGTAGGCAAACCGGGCTTTTGATACTTGTCTTAATTCTATTCTATTACGCGGGTCTTACCGGTTTTTCGGCCTCGGTTACCCGCGCTTCCATTACGGGAGGTTTTATTATTTATGCTCGTCTGTTTAATAAATTAAGGGATTCCATCAATCTCACCGCCCTGGCAGCCCTTATCATATTACTTGTTGATCCTACCGCCATCTTTGATATCGGATTCCAGCTCTCTTTTTCAGCGGTGTATATCATTCTGCTCACTCTTCCCACTATAAACAGATTCCTTCCCAATCGCTTGCGTTATAGCCGGCTTGGACCCTTGATTGGTATCGTAATGGTCTCGGCGGTTGTGCAGGCGGGTCTCTTCCCTATTTTAAGTCATTATTTCGGTGAGTTTTCACTTATCGGACCTCTGGCAAATGCCGTCATTGTCCCCTTCCTGGGTATCATTCTTCCCTTTGCAGTATTTATGCTATTCATATCGATTATTTCAGCGCCGGCAGGATTTTATTTAATTCTGCCGGCCGAGTATTTCCTGCAGGGTTTGAATAAATTCGTCATCACCTTAGCGGCTTGGGATAATAGCTGGGTGCAGGTTTCTTCTCCCGGTCCGATTCTTTTTCTAATTTGGGCGGCAGTGATATTCTTACTCGCATCGTTGTCCGTCCCGGCACTCCGCTGGAAAATGCTAATTATTGTATTAGCACTAATCTCTGTTCAGCAAATAACGGCACTAGTCAAAGACTTTAGGCCTCCAAAGCTTGAAGTGACTGTCCTTGATGTTGGCCAAGGGGATGCGGCAGTTGTTAAAACCCCGCTTGGTAAGAGTATTTTGATCGATGCAGGACGCTGGACCCCGGGCTTTAACAGCGGTCGCTACACCATCCTGCCTCACCTGAAGGGAGAAGGAATTAATAAGCTTGACGCAGTATTTTTATCCCATCCGCATGCCGATCACATCGGTGGCATTCTCGAATTAATTGAACACATACCCATTGATACTATCTATAACTCTGGCTACCAATATGATTCTAATCTCTACCGGTCATATCTCACCAGGGCTGCTGAAAAGTATATCCCCGTAGTTTCAGTTTCGGCCGGTACACTGATCAGTCTTGATCCTTCGATGCGAATATTACTATATGGTCCGGAAGAGTCGGCTGAGGACGATGATCCCAATGAACGTTCAATAATTCTGGAGCTGGTTTACGGGTCAACCGAATTCCTGTTTATGGGAGATGCCGGTCAAGCCCAGGAACAGCGCCTTTTAGAACATTATGGAAACCTGCTGGATACCGATTTTCTAAAGGTAGGCCATCACGGTAGCAAAACCAGTTCCTCTGATTATTTTCTGAAAACTGCGAGTCCTTATTTCTCGGTGGTCTCTCTTGATAAAAGCAATAAATTCAAACATCCTCATCAGGAAGCCGTTAAAAGACTAATAGAATCGAATACAACCATATTATATACCAGTTTTGAAGGTGCTGTCGTTTTCAGTTCAGACGGAAGAAAAGTTAGTCGCTCGTATTGGGAATAG
- a CDS encoding RNA polymerase sigma factor: MNDAKLIKEFRSGNIDAFNNLVERWQHRIHRFAYRYFSSHDDAMEITQKTFIKAYRKLHTLDDADKFSAWIYRIANNLCLDEMKRAGRKRSQPLETIEESPIVKSINGNPDLSIQQRELGTILQQALNQLPPEQRIVVIMKEYEGLKFREIAEVLEEPENTIKSRMYYGLSSLRTIFEKWNIEMEALNYE, from the coding sequence ATGAACGATGCAAAATTGATAAAGGAGTTTCGAAGCGGCAATATTGACGCTTTCAACAACCTGGTTGAGCGGTGGCAACATCGTATCCACCGTTTTGCCTACCGTTATTTCTCCAGTCATGACGATGCGATGGAGATTACACAGAAAACCTTTATCAAAGCGTATAGAAAGCTTCACACTCTGGATGACGCTGATAAATTCTCTGCATGGATCTATAGAATTGCAAATAATCTCTGTTTGGATGAAATGAAGCGAGCGGGCAGGAAACGCTCTCAGCCATTGGAAACCATAGAAGAATCACCCATAGTAAAAAGCATCAATGGAAATCCGGACTTGAGCATACAGCAGCGAGAATTGGGTACAATACTTCAACAGGCATTGAACCAGCTTCCACCGGAGCAGAGGATAGTAGTCATTATGAAAGAATATGAAGGATTAAAATTCCGAGAGATTGCAGAAGTACTCGAAGAACCGGAAAACACTATTAAATCACGCATGTATTATGGACTTAGTTCACTGCGAACAATTTTTGAGAAATGGAATATCGAAATGGAGGCACTGAATTATGAATGA
- a CDS encoding isoaspartyl peptidase/L-asparaginase family protein, with protein sequence MLQNANAQDTTKKDWAIVLHGGAGTISKDLPDSVKQAYMNDLDEAISIGEEALANGESAIDVVQKVINYLEDNPKFNAGKGAVFTHEGKHELDAAIMVGNTRNAGAVTGVTSVKNPINLARMVMENSKHVMFAGEGAEEFAIEMDVKRVNQDYFYTQRRYEAYKRAIAEDSESGLLDSSEDYWEDDKYGTVGCVVLDQEGMLVAGTSTGGMTNKMYGRVGDVPIIGSGTYASDVVAVSMTGWGEKIMRAVSGHTVSSYMKFKEGATLEEAGNYLLNDVLEPGDAGMIAVDKYGNMYMNMNTSGMFRAMSDSEGNREVAIWE encoded by the coding sequence ATGCTGCAGAATGCAAACGCACAGGATACCACTAAAAAAGACTGGGCTATCGTTCTGCATGGAGGGGCCGGAACTATCTCTAAAGATTTGCCCGATTCTGTAAAGCAAGCCTACATGAATGATTTGGATGAAGCCATTTCTATTGGAGAAGAAGCGTTAGCAAACGGTGAATCGGCTATCGATGTAGTTCAGAAGGTGATCAATTACCTGGAAGACAATCCTAAGTTCAATGCGGGAAAAGGTGCTGTATTTACACACGAAGGGAAGCATGAGCTCGATGCCGCAATCATGGTGGGAAATACACGGAATGCCGGTGCAGTTACCGGGGTCACCTCGGTGAAAAATCCGATCAACCTGGCAAGAATGGTCATGGAAAACTCAAAGCATGTCATGTTTGCCGGTGAAGGGGCCGAGGAGTTTGCTATTGAAATGGATGTAAAAAGAGTGAACCAGGACTACTTCTATACGCAACGAAGATATGAAGCCTATAAAAGGGCAATTGCCGAAGACTCAGAATCCGGACTTCTTGATTCCTCCGAAGATTACTGGGAAGATGATAAGTACGGTACGGTCGGTTGTGTGGTGCTGGATCAGGAGGGGATGCTGGTAGCAGGTACCTCTACGGGAGGCATGACCAACAAAATGTACGGACGCGTGGGTGATGTACCTATTATAGGCTCGGGAACTTATGCCAGTGATGTAGTTGCAGTATCCATGACAGGCTGGGGTGAGAAGATTATGCGTGCGGTTTCCGGTCACACCGTCAGCAGTTACATGAAATTTAAGGAGGGAGCGACGCTTGAAGAGGCAGGAAACTACTTGTTAAATGATGTGTTAGAGCCCGGTGACGCCGGCATGATAGCAGTGGACAAATACGGAAATATGTACATGAATATGAATACCAGCGGTATGTTCCGTGCCATGTCCGATTCAGAAGGAAACCGTGAAGTGGCTATATGGGAGTAG
- the aat gene encoding leucyl/phenylalanyl-tRNA--protein transferase, which yields MIAPEDLLTGYANGIFPMADARDDPKAKWYTSRRRGIIPLDSFKVSSNVRRIVRNHHYHVKFDYAFRQVMEACADRSSTWISDEIIDSFCNLHEIGHGHSVSVYDKQWELVGGQYGVSLGAAYFGESMFGTAKEASKVALFWTHRSLVQGNFELWDTQFWSEHLAQFGCIEIPAEEYREMLKKAIRKDASFDPVNTDNL from the coding sequence ATGATTGCACCGGAAGATTTATTAACCGGATATGCCAATGGAATTTTTCCCATGGCGGATGCTCGCGATGATCCCAAAGCTAAATGGTATACCTCTCGACGTCGCGGTATCATTCCACTGGACAGCTTCAAAGTCTCCTCCAACGTACGTCGTATTGTCCGTAACCACCATTATCATGTAAAATTTGATTATGCCTTTAGGCAGGTAATGGAAGCCTGTGCAGACCGCAGTTCTACATGGATATCTGATGAGATCATCGATTCCTTTTGCAATCTTCATGAGATAGGTCATGGCCATTCGGTAAGTGTCTATGATAAGCAGTGGGAGCTTGTAGGCGGGCAATACGGCGTATCGCTGGGGGCAGCATATTTTGGCGAATCGATGTTCGGGACAGCAAAAGAAGCCTCAAAAGTTGCCCTGTTTTGGACCCATCGTTCGTTGGTTCAAGGAAATTTTGAGTTGTGGGATACTCAATTCTGGAGCGAACACCTGGCACAATTCGGCTGCATTGAAATTCCGGCGGAAGAGTACCGGGAAATGCTCAAGAAGGCAATCAGGAAGGATGCCTCTTTTGACCCCGTTAACACGGATAATCTGTAA
- a CDS encoding anti-sigma factor family protein: MNDQLARNLFMDYLYDEISTEKKKELENYLEEHPGLQQELDKLEQTRALLQRMPAGEPDQKLLVMEPRKRSFRSWWNEARNLLPQTYLGKTGFAIAAGFVLLMIIGSVAKVHIAPTDAGYALSLGYQPVVNEGLSTQQAESFLQQIRRENAAMLTEYMQALAEENNQQLRQVVGYFEQQRMNDLQLIDHQLSRIQESNGYRWQQTNRYLGEVLQNVNFNENE; encoded by the coding sequence ATGAATGATCAACTGGCAAGAAATCTCTTTATGGATTATCTCTATGATGAGATATCCACCGAAAAGAAAAAAGAACTGGAAAATTACCTGGAAGAGCACCCGGGATTGCAGCAAGAGCTGGATAAGCTGGAACAAACCAGGGCGCTGCTACAGCGCATGCCGGCGGGGGAGCCCGACCAAAAATTACTGGTCATGGAACCGCGTAAACGTTCTTTCCGGAGCTGGTGGAATGAGGCCCGAAACCTGCTTCCCCAAACCTATCTTGGTAAAACCGGTTTTGCAATTGCCGCCGGATTTGTGCTGCTCATGATTATCGGTTCGGTAGCAAAGGTACATATAGCCCCTACCGATGCAGGTTACGCGCTGAGCCTGGGCTATCAGCCTGTTGTCAATGAAGGCTTAAGCACACAACAGGCAGAATCTTTCCTTCAGCAGATTCGCCGGGAAAATGCCGCTATGCTGACCGAATATATGCAAGCTCTGGCAGAAGAAAACAACCAGCAGTTGCGTCAGGTTGTGGGCTACTTTGAACAGCAGCGAATGAATGACCTGCAGCTTATTGACCACCAACTCAGTCGTATTCAGGAATCTAATGGGTATCGATGGCAACAGACCAACCGGTATCTGGGTGAGGTATTACAGAATGTAAATTTCAATGAAAACGAATAA
- a CDS encoding AI-2E family transporter, whose amino-acid sequence MAKYSQSWLNERGQLLLLGGGIAGLLFLMYLLEHLINPLGYALLIGIVLYPIRQQPVARALLYATSFAAGLWLVYDSGHLLIPFVLAYIIAFIINPVVEELEIRRIPRGLVAGLFTIVSLGILAVTLFFAVPAVLEQLTRIGNLVNEVGKDTGGWIESTGILTLAERIGFESAELKTQLSGQLEIWINRFYSSLTDFSSTYVTGIGSLVAILFLVILMPFLCFFMIRDYEKIGVFVRSLITPSDVSTDYTTQISRIVGAYLRGQFIVVVISAINLSIGFYLVGVPYALVLGIFAGITNFIPTFGLWFSITVSTIVGATLGEPWYIYLPGIYIVFAIEQVLESGFIVPRVVGQHVGLHPLLVMLSLLLFGFMFGFLGLLIAVPSAALISVFYEQYKETKKISFLSGSELDSFIQQFDRESQKQKKKKEKEQKEKELESAG is encoded by the coding sequence ATGGCAAAATACTCACAGTCATGGTTAAATGAACGTGGTCAGCTACTCCTCCTGGGAGGAGGGATAGCGGGATTGCTTTTTCTGATGTACCTGCTTGAGCACCTGATCAATCCTTTGGGCTATGCACTGCTTATAGGTATCGTTCTATATCCCATCCGGCAGCAACCGGTTGCACGAGCCCTACTCTACGCCACTTCATTTGCCGCGGGACTCTGGCTGGTGTACGATTCGGGGCACCTGTTAATTCCATTCGTTCTGGCTTATATCATTGCATTTATTATAAATCCTGTGGTGGAAGAGCTTGAAATTCGGAGAATTCCGCGCGGACTGGTAGCAGGTTTATTCACCATTGTCAGCCTTGGCATTCTCGCCGTGACTCTTTTCTTTGCCGTACCTGCAGTTCTTGAACAGCTAACCCGCATAGGAAATCTGGTCAATGAGGTTGGAAAGGATACCGGCGGCTGGATTGAAAGTACGGGTATTCTGACGCTAGCAGAACGAATAGGCTTTGAATCGGCCGAACTAAAAACACAGCTTTCCGGACAACTAGAGATTTGGATCAACAGGTTCTACTCCAGCCTTACCGACTTTTCATCAACCTATGTAACCGGAATCGGAAGCCTGGTTGCCATCCTGTTCCTGGTTATTCTCATGCCCTTTTTGTGTTTCTTTATGATCCGCGATTATGAAAAAATTGGTGTTTTCGTACGATCACTAATTACGCCCAGTGACGTTTCTACCGACTACACCACTCAGATTAGCAGAATCGTAGGGGCTTACCTCCGGGGACAGTTTATAGTTGTGGTCATCAGTGCTATCAACCTAAGTATCGGCTTTTACCTCGTTGGAGTACCCTATGCACTGGTACTCGGTATATTCGCCGGTATCACCAATTTTATACCCACATTCGGCCTCTGGTTCAGCATAACGGTATCAACAATTGTCGGTGCCACGCTGGGTGAACCTTGGTACATCTATTTGCCCGGAATCTACATTGTATTTGCCATCGAGCAGGTACTTGAATCCGGCTTTATTGTGCCCAGAGTGGTCGGGCAGCACGTAGGTTTACACCCACTGCTGGTAATGCTATCTTTGCTGCTATTCGGTTTTATGTTCGGATTCCTGGGACTCCTAATAGCCGTGCCTTCGGCTGCATTGATATCCGTATTTTATGAGCAGTATAAGGAGACAAAAAAGATATCATTTCTCAGCGGAAGTGAGTTGGATTCGTTTATTCAGCAGTTTGACCGGGAATCACAAAAACAGAAAAAGAAGAAAGAGAAGGAACAGAAGGAAAAAGAATTGGAATCTGCCGGTTAA